The following coding sequences lie in one Apium graveolens cultivar Ventura chromosome 1, ASM990537v1, whole genome shotgun sequence genomic window:
- the LOC141670498 gene encoding uncharacterized protein LOC141670498 isoform X5 — translation MKRNCGNDSFPLYPSKKERISTQVDHFVCYDLFVSDWLQVGADFDFFGSRDGRDLCEMLDSSDNSDSESRKTKGLKRNAVNDIATTSGSSENVSVDQLSNVASTYLKRPKTHDPTTSVSTNLELEHKVRKLRTKATALRGLLKLTQIPESRLLEMDHLLTVICETFSIPLAQYWVVTDPYFGRLRVMCQKGNTKFGILKPWCEFKTTCLQMHLNVGKGLVGNTFLSHKSLFCKDIKELSTTCYPMAQYPLNCGSIACFTVCLHSISPKYTECVLEFFLPSQEMDSFYPQTLLNSLLATMKEHLPYYIVASGEQLGQVLSVDIISTYTVVPQSFKVGQPNSSLSYHEDSKKEGDILYIEKSNSAINNDEATTSGGTSKCTPVNVAEITDLDELEEESLFKCSKSQSLTSQLKRTKKIVEGERSILRIDHSAFEMNLKKGINHRGESAVDELGDELEEVSPSMLIESQSLASQPKRSEESLEDEGNTVKIFNSAMVVTSEEAILQKEHTVAEKRDQNGSSIFCFVDDLTVVIGVEGSTVEDIGYTASTASQPSNFQTMILLPQQVLDEDTSTQELILEHVLRTRIVGVEKDKTTIHSASKTCIHETSEREKQSKNGNSFQKIYEQFGRRLDDAANCCSGNELEKESPMMCIKPQSITSQPNRSGKISKEIGSTAEIDHSSSEITFEEATNHKEQTKAAQTAGFTVDEPIDESPIDNAVYATSDKDIKTMSIASEPSILETMRLLPLFHVEEDTMVLQDEGDASQQLPCIPQPLYRDGIEEDEQVLDITECTPNVNPSEEIATDETSKRQPDNVADIICCWSFYH, via the exons ATGAAGAGGAATTGTGGAAACGACTCTTTTCCCCTCTACCCCTCCAAAAAAGAAAGGATATCTACACAAGTTGATCATTTTGTTTGTTATGATTTATTTGTCAGTGATTGGCTTCAAGTTGGGGCAGATTTTGATTTTTTTGGTAGCAGAGATGGTAGAGACCTGTGTGAAATGTTAGATAGCAGCGATAATAGTGACTCTGAAAGTAGGAAAACAAAAGGGCTCAAAAGGAATGCAGTGAATGATATTGCTACAACGAGCGGATCCTCCGAGAATGTATCTGTTGATCAACTTTCTAATGTAGCTTCAACTTACCTTAAACGACCTAAAACTCATGATCCGACTACTTCCGTGAGTACTAATTTAGAGTTGGAGCACAAAGTTCGAAAACTTCGAACCAAGGCTACCGCACTTCGAGGGCTACTTAAGTTAACACAG ATTCCAGAAAGCAGACTCCTGGAAATGGATCACTTGTTGACAGTTATATGTGAAACATTTTCGATACCCCTTGCTCAATACTGGGTCGTTACAGACCCTTACTTTGGACGACTTAGGGTAATGTGTCAAAAAGGTAACACAAAATTTGGAATATTAAAACCCTGGTGCGAGTTTAAAACTACCTGTTTGCAAATGCATCTTAATGTAGGTAAAGGCCTTGTTGGCAACACATTTCTATCCCATAAATCCTTGTTCTGCAAGGATATTAAAGAACTTAGCACTACTTGTTACCCCATGGCGCAGTATCCACTGAATTGTGGGTCAATTGCTTGTTTTACAGTATGCTTGCATAGCATTTCCCCAAAATATACAGAATGTGTACTGGAGTTCTTTCTGCCCTCGCAAGAAATGGATAGTTTTTACCCTCAAACCTTGTTGAACTCTCTTTTGGCAACAATGAAGGAACATCTTCCGTATTATATTGTTGCCTCAGGGGAACAATTAGGACAAGTGTTGTCTGTAGATATTATCAGCACTTATACAGTTGTGCCTCAATCTTTTAAAGTAGGTCAGCCCAATAGCTCTCTTTCTTACCATGAAGACTCAAAAAAGGAAGGGGATATTCTGTACATAGAAAAGAGTAACTCGGCCATAAATAATGATGAAGCAACTACCTCGGGCGGAACTTCAAAGTGCACACCTGTTAATGTCGCTGAGATCACTGATC tagatgaactggaagaagaaTCACTTTTCAAGTGTAGTAAATCTCAGTCTCTCACTTCCCAATTAAAGAGAACTAAGAAAATTGTAGAAGGTGAAAGGAGTATTCTGAGAATAGATCATTCCGCtttcgagatgaatttgaaaaaGGGGATAAATCACAGAGGGGAAAGCGCGGTTGATGAGCTAG gggatgaattggaagaagtatcACCTAGCATGTTAATTGAATCTCAGTCTCTCGCTTCCCAACCCAAGAGATCTGAAGAAAGTTTAGAAGATGAGGGAAATACTGTGAAGATATTTAATTCTGCTATGGTAGTGACTTCGGAAGAGGCTATACTGCAGAAAGAGCACACGGTGGCTGAAAAGAGAG ATCAAAATGGAAGTTCAATTTTTTGTTTCGTTGATGACCTCACAGTAGTTATAGGGGTAGAAGGATCAACGGTTGAAGACATTGGATATACTGCGAGTACTGCATCTCAGCCTTCCAATTTCCAAACCATGATATTGCTACCCCAGCAAGTACTCGATGAAGATACTTCAACTCAGGAACTGATATTGGAACATGTACTTCGAACACGAATTGTGGGCGTAGAAAAAGATAAAACAACCATACATTCTGCCAGTAAAACATGCATACATGAGACATCAGAAAGAGAGAAGCAATCTAAAAACGGCAacagttttcagaaaatttaTGAGCAATTTGGGAGAAGATTAGATGATGCTGCAAACTGCTGTAGTG GGAATGAATTGGAAAAAGAATCACCTATGATGTGTATTAAACCTCAATCTATCACTTCCCAGCCCAACAGATCTGGGAAAATCTCAAAAGAAATTGGGAGCACGGCAGAGATAGATCATTCTTCCTCGGAAATTACTTTTGAAGAGGCTACGAATCACAAAGAGCAGACTAAGGCTGCTCAGACAG CTGGCTTCACAGTAGATGAACCGATAGACGAATCACCTATCGACAATGCTGTGTATGCTACTAGTGATAAAGACATTAAAACTATGAGTATCGCATCCGAGCCTTCCATTTTGGAAACCATGAGATTGCTACCCCTTTTTCATGTTGAAGAAGATACGATGGTGTTACAAGATGAAGGGGATGCATCCCAACAGCTTCCTTGTATTCCGCAACCTTTGTATAGAGATGGCATTGAGGAAGATGAACAAGTTCTTGACATAACAGAGTGTACCCCAAATGTTAACCCCTCTGAAGAAATCGCCACAGATGAGACGTCAAAAAGACAACCTGACAATGTCGCTGACATCATTTGCTGTTGGTCATTTTATCA TTGA
- the LOC141670498 gene encoding uncharacterized protein LOC141670498 isoform X6: MKRNCGNDSFPLYPSKKERISTQVDHFVCYDLFVSDWLQVGADFDFFGSRDGRDLCEMLDSSDNSDSESRKTKGLKRNAVNDIATTSGSSENVSVDQLSNVASTYLKRPKTHDPTTSVSTNLELEHKVRKLRTKATALRGLLKLTQIPESRLLEMDHLLTVICETFSIPLAQYWVVTDPYFGRLRVMCQKGNTKFGILKPWCEFKTTCLQMHLNVGKGLVGNTFLSHKSLFCKDIKELSTTCYPMAQYPLNCGSIACFTVCLHSISPKYTECVLEFFLPSQEMDSFYPQTLLNSLLATMKEHLPYYIVASGEQLGQVLSVDIISTYTVVPQSFKVGQPNSSLSYHEDSKKEGDILYIEKSNSAINNDEATTSGGTSKCTPVNVAEITDLDELEEESLFKCSKSQSLTSQLKRTKKIVEGERSILRIDHSAFEMNLKKGINHRGESAVDELGDELEEVSPSMLIESQSLASQPKRSEESLEDEGNTVKIFNSAMVVTSEEAILQKEHTVAEKRDQNGSSIFCFVDDLTVVIGVEGSTVEDIGYTASTASQPSNFQTMILLPQQVLDEDTSTQELILEHVLRTRIVGVEKDKTTIHSASKTCIHETSEREKQSKNGNSFQKIYEQFGRRLDDAANCCSGNELEKESPMMCIKPQSITSQPNRSGKISKEIGSTAEIDHSSSEITFEEATNHKEQTKAAQTAGFTVDEPIDESPIDNAVYATSDKDIKTMSIASEPSILETMRLLPLFHVEEDTMVLQDEGDASQQLPCIPQPLYRDGIEEDEQVLDITECTPNVNPSEEIATDETSKRQPDNVADIICCC; this comes from the exons ATGAAGAGGAATTGTGGAAACGACTCTTTTCCCCTCTACCCCTCCAAAAAAGAAAGGATATCTACACAAGTTGATCATTTTGTTTGTTATGATTTATTTGTCAGTGATTGGCTTCAAGTTGGGGCAGATTTTGATTTTTTTGGTAGCAGAGATGGTAGAGACCTGTGTGAAATGTTAGATAGCAGCGATAATAGTGACTCTGAAAGTAGGAAAACAAAAGGGCTCAAAAGGAATGCAGTGAATGATATTGCTACAACGAGCGGATCCTCCGAGAATGTATCTGTTGATCAACTTTCTAATGTAGCTTCAACTTACCTTAAACGACCTAAAACTCATGATCCGACTACTTCCGTGAGTACTAATTTAGAGTTGGAGCACAAAGTTCGAAAACTTCGAACCAAGGCTACCGCACTTCGAGGGCTACTTAAGTTAACACAG ATTCCAGAAAGCAGACTCCTGGAAATGGATCACTTGTTGACAGTTATATGTGAAACATTTTCGATACCCCTTGCTCAATACTGGGTCGTTACAGACCCTTACTTTGGACGACTTAGGGTAATGTGTCAAAAAGGTAACACAAAATTTGGAATATTAAAACCCTGGTGCGAGTTTAAAACTACCTGTTTGCAAATGCATCTTAATGTAGGTAAAGGCCTTGTTGGCAACACATTTCTATCCCATAAATCCTTGTTCTGCAAGGATATTAAAGAACTTAGCACTACTTGTTACCCCATGGCGCAGTATCCACTGAATTGTGGGTCAATTGCTTGTTTTACAGTATGCTTGCATAGCATTTCCCCAAAATATACAGAATGTGTACTGGAGTTCTTTCTGCCCTCGCAAGAAATGGATAGTTTTTACCCTCAAACCTTGTTGAACTCTCTTTTGGCAACAATGAAGGAACATCTTCCGTATTATATTGTTGCCTCAGGGGAACAATTAGGACAAGTGTTGTCTGTAGATATTATCAGCACTTATACAGTTGTGCCTCAATCTTTTAAAGTAGGTCAGCCCAATAGCTCTCTTTCTTACCATGAAGACTCAAAAAAGGAAGGGGATATTCTGTACATAGAAAAGAGTAACTCGGCCATAAATAATGATGAAGCAACTACCTCGGGCGGAACTTCAAAGTGCACACCTGTTAATGTCGCTGAGATCACTGATC tagatgaactggaagaagaaTCACTTTTCAAGTGTAGTAAATCTCAGTCTCTCACTTCCCAATTAAAGAGAACTAAGAAAATTGTAGAAGGTGAAAGGAGTATTCTGAGAATAGATCATTCCGCtttcgagatgaatttgaaaaaGGGGATAAATCACAGAGGGGAAAGCGCGGTTGATGAGCTAG gggatgaattggaagaagtatcACCTAGCATGTTAATTGAATCTCAGTCTCTCGCTTCCCAACCCAAGAGATCTGAAGAAAGTTTAGAAGATGAGGGAAATACTGTGAAGATATTTAATTCTGCTATGGTAGTGACTTCGGAAGAGGCTATACTGCAGAAAGAGCACACGGTGGCTGAAAAGAGAG ATCAAAATGGAAGTTCAATTTTTTGTTTCGTTGATGACCTCACAGTAGTTATAGGGGTAGAAGGATCAACGGTTGAAGACATTGGATATACTGCGAGTACTGCATCTCAGCCTTCCAATTTCCAAACCATGATATTGCTACCCCAGCAAGTACTCGATGAAGATACTTCAACTCAGGAACTGATATTGGAACATGTACTTCGAACACGAATTGTGGGCGTAGAAAAAGATAAAACAACCATACATTCTGCCAGTAAAACATGCATACATGAGACATCAGAAAGAGAGAAGCAATCTAAAAACGGCAacagttttcagaaaatttaTGAGCAATTTGGGAGAAGATTAGATGATGCTGCAAACTGCTGTAGTG GGAATGAATTGGAAAAAGAATCACCTATGATGTGTATTAAACCTCAATCTATCACTTCCCAGCCCAACAGATCTGGGAAAATCTCAAAAGAAATTGGGAGCACGGCAGAGATAGATCATTCTTCCTCGGAAATTACTTTTGAAGAGGCTACGAATCACAAAGAGCAGACTAAGGCTGCTCAGACAG CTGGCTTCACAGTAGATGAACCGATAGACGAATCACCTATCGACAATGCTGTGTATGCTACTAGTGATAAAGACATTAAAACTATGAGTATCGCATCCGAGCCTTCCATTTTGGAAACCATGAGATTGCTACCCCTTTTTCATGTTGAAGAAGATACGATGGTGTTACAAGATGAAGGGGATGCATCCCAACAGCTTCCTTGTATTCCGCAACCTTTGTATAGAGATGGCATTGAGGAAGATGAACAAGTTCTTGACATAACAGAGTGTACCCCAAATGTTAACCCCTCTGAAGAAATCGCCACAGATGAGACGTCAAAAAGACAACCTGACAATGTCGCTGACATCATTTGCTGTTG TTGA
- the LOC141670498 gene encoding uncharacterized protein LOC141670498 isoform X2, which yields MKRNCGNDSFPLYPSKKERISTQVDHFVCYDLFVSDWLQVGADFDFFGSRDGRDLCEMLDSSDNSDSESRKTKGLKRNAVNDIATTSGSSENVSVDQLSNVASTYLKRPKTHDPTTSVSTNLELEHKVRKLRTKATALRGLLKLTQIPESRLLEMDHLLTVICETFSIPLAQYWVVTDPYFGRLRVMCQKGNTKFGILKPWCEFKTTCLQMHLNVGKGLVGNTFLSHKSLFCKDIKELSTTCYPMAQYPLNCGSIACFTVCLHSISPKYTECVLEFFLPSQEMDSFYPQTLLNSLLATMKEHLPYYIVASGEQLGQVLSVDIISTYTVVPQSFKVGQPNSSLSYHEDSKKEGDILYIEKSNSAINNDEATTSGGTSKCTPVNVAEITDHELEEESLFKCSKSQSLTSQLKRTKKIVEGERSILRIDHSAFEMNLKKGINHRGESAVDELGDELEEVSPSMLIESQSLASQPKRSEESLEDEGNTVKIFNSAMVVTSEEAILQKEHTVAEKRDQNGSSIFCFVDDLTVVIGVEGSTVEDIGYTASTASQPSNFQTMILLPQQVLDEDTSTQELILEHVLRTRIVGVEKDKTTIHSASKTCIHETSEREKQSKNGNSFQKIYEQFGRRLDDAANCCSGNELEKESPMMCIKPQSITSQPNRSGKISKEIGSTAEIDHSSSEITFEEATNHKEQTKAAQTAGFTVDEPIDESPIDNAVYATSDKDIKTMSIASEPSILETMRLLPLFHVEEDTMVLQDEGDASQQLPCIPQPLYRDGIEEDEQVLDITECTPNVNPSEEIATDETSKRQPDNVADIICFDGLKEESSIQCTEPRSLTPRSKRTENILKDDGNIIDIDHYAPDMILKEAIQYRGHTVADQGGNITFSITGKTISMPTLLIYTCT from the exons ATGAAGAGGAATTGTGGAAACGACTCTTTTCCCCTCTACCCCTCCAAAAAAGAAAGGATATCTACACAAGTTGATCATTTTGTTTGTTATGATTTATTTGTCAGTGATTGGCTTCAAGTTGGGGCAGATTTTGATTTTTTTGGTAGCAGAGATGGTAGAGACCTGTGTGAAATGTTAGATAGCAGCGATAATAGTGACTCTGAAAGTAGGAAAACAAAAGGGCTCAAAAGGAATGCAGTGAATGATATTGCTACAACGAGCGGATCCTCCGAGAATGTATCTGTTGATCAACTTTCTAATGTAGCTTCAACTTACCTTAAACGACCTAAAACTCATGATCCGACTACTTCCGTGAGTACTAATTTAGAGTTGGAGCACAAAGTTCGAAAACTTCGAACCAAGGCTACCGCACTTCGAGGGCTACTTAAGTTAACACAG ATTCCAGAAAGCAGACTCCTGGAAATGGATCACTTGTTGACAGTTATATGTGAAACATTTTCGATACCCCTTGCTCAATACTGGGTCGTTACAGACCCTTACTTTGGACGACTTAGGGTAATGTGTCAAAAAGGTAACACAAAATTTGGAATATTAAAACCCTGGTGCGAGTTTAAAACTACCTGTTTGCAAATGCATCTTAATGTAGGTAAAGGCCTTGTTGGCAACACATTTCTATCCCATAAATCCTTGTTCTGCAAGGATATTAAAGAACTTAGCACTACTTGTTACCCCATGGCGCAGTATCCACTGAATTGTGGGTCAATTGCTTGTTTTACAGTATGCTTGCATAGCATTTCCCCAAAATATACAGAATGTGTACTGGAGTTCTTTCTGCCCTCGCAAGAAATGGATAGTTTTTACCCTCAAACCTTGTTGAACTCTCTTTTGGCAACAATGAAGGAACATCTTCCGTATTATATTGTTGCCTCAGGGGAACAATTAGGACAAGTGTTGTCTGTAGATATTATCAGCACTTATACAGTTGTGCCTCAATCTTTTAAAGTAGGTCAGCCCAATAGCTCTCTTTCTTACCATGAAGACTCAAAAAAGGAAGGGGATATTCTGTACATAGAAAAGAGTAACTCGGCCATAAATAATGATGAAGCAACTACCTCGGGCGGAACTTCAAAGTGCACACCTGTTAATGTCGCTGAGATCACTGATC atgaactggaagaagaaTCACTTTTCAAGTGTAGTAAATCTCAGTCTCTCACTTCCCAATTAAAGAGAACTAAGAAAATTGTAGAAGGTGAAAGGAGTATTCTGAGAATAGATCATTCCGCtttcgagatgaatttgaaaaaGGGGATAAATCACAGAGGGGAAAGCGCGGTTGATGAGCTAG gggatgaattggaagaagtatcACCTAGCATGTTAATTGAATCTCAGTCTCTCGCTTCCCAACCCAAGAGATCTGAAGAAAGTTTAGAAGATGAGGGAAATACTGTGAAGATATTTAATTCTGCTATGGTAGTGACTTCGGAAGAGGCTATACTGCAGAAAGAGCACACGGTGGCTGAAAAGAGAG ATCAAAATGGAAGTTCAATTTTTTGTTTCGTTGATGACCTCACAGTAGTTATAGGGGTAGAAGGATCAACGGTTGAAGACATTGGATATACTGCGAGTACTGCATCTCAGCCTTCCAATTTCCAAACCATGATATTGCTACCCCAGCAAGTACTCGATGAAGATACTTCAACTCAGGAACTGATATTGGAACATGTACTTCGAACACGAATTGTGGGCGTAGAAAAAGATAAAACAACCATACATTCTGCCAGTAAAACATGCATACATGAGACATCAGAAAGAGAGAAGCAATCTAAAAACGGCAacagttttcagaaaatttaTGAGCAATTTGGGAGAAGATTAGATGATGCTGCAAACTGCTGTAGTG GGAATGAATTGGAAAAAGAATCACCTATGATGTGTATTAAACCTCAATCTATCACTTCCCAGCCCAACAGATCTGGGAAAATCTCAAAAGAAATTGGGAGCACGGCAGAGATAGATCATTCTTCCTCGGAAATTACTTTTGAAGAGGCTACGAATCACAAAGAGCAGACTAAGGCTGCTCAGACAG CTGGCTTCACAGTAGATGAACCGATAGACGAATCACCTATCGACAATGCTGTGTATGCTACTAGTGATAAAGACATTAAAACTATGAGTATCGCATCCGAGCCTTCCATTTTGGAAACCATGAGATTGCTACCCCTTTTTCATGTTGAAGAAGATACGATGGTGTTACAAGATGAAGGGGATGCATCCCAACAGCTTCCTTGTATTCCGCAACCTTTGTATAGAGATGGCATTGAGGAAGATGAACAAGTTCTTGACATAACAGAGTGTACCCCAAATGTTAACCCCTCTGAAGAAATCGCCACAGATGAGACGTCAAAAAGACAACCTGACAATGTCGCTGACATCATTTGCT TTGATGGCTTGAAAGAAGAATCATCTATCCAGTGTACTGAACCTCGGTCTCTCACTCCCAGATCCAAGAGAACTGAAAACATCTTAAAAGATGATGGGAACATTATAGATATAGACCATTATGCTCCGGATATGATTCTGAAAGAGGCTATACAGTACAGAGGACACACTGTGGCTGATCAGGGAGGTAACATTACCTTTAGTATTACAGGAAAAACTATAAGCATGCCTACTTTACTAATATATACGTGCACATAA
- the LOC141670498 gene encoding uncharacterized protein LOC141670498 isoform X4 — protein MKRNCGNDSFPLYPSKKERISTQVDHFVCYDLFVSDWLQVGADFDFFGSRDGRDLCEMLDSSDNSDSESRKTKGLKRNAVNDIATTSGSSENVSVDQLSNVASTYLKRPKTHDPTTSVSTNLELEHKVRKLRTKATALRGLLKLTQIPESRLLEMDHLLTVICETFSIPLAQYWVVTDPYFGRLRVMCQKGNTKFGILKPWCEFKTTCLQMHLNVGKGLVGNTFLSHKSLFCKDIKELSTTCYPMAQYPLNCGSIACFTVCLHSISPKYTECVLEFFLPSQEMDSFYPQTLLNSLLATMKEHLPYYIVASGEQLGQVLSVDIISTYTVVPQSFKVGQPNSSLSYHEDSKKEGDILYIEKSNSAINNDEATTSGGTSKCTPVNVAEITDLDELEEESLFKCSKSQSLTSQLKRTKKIVEGERSILRIDHSAFEMNLKKGINHRGESAVDELGDELEEVSPSMLIESQSLASQPKRSEESLEDEGNTVKIFNSAMVVTSEEAILQKEHTVAEKRVVIGVEGSTVEDIGYTASTASQPSNFQTMILLPQQVLDEDTSTQELILEHVLRTRIVGVEKDKTTIHSASKTCIHETSEREKQSKNGNSFQKIYEQFGRRLDDAANCCSGNELEKESPMMCIKPQSITSQPNRSGKISKEIGSTAEIDHSSSEITFEEATNHKEQTKAAQTAGFTVDEPIDESPIDNAVYATSDKDIKTMSIASEPSILETMRLLPLFHVEEDTMVLQDEGDASQQLPCIPQPLYRDGIEEDEQVLDITECTPNVNPSEEIATDETSKRQPDNVADIICFDGLKEESSIQCTEPRSLTPRSKRTENILKDDGNIIDIDHYAPDMILKEAIQYRGHTVADQGGNITFSITGKTISMPTLLIYTCT, from the exons ATGAAGAGGAATTGTGGAAACGACTCTTTTCCCCTCTACCCCTCCAAAAAAGAAAGGATATCTACACAAGTTGATCATTTTGTTTGTTATGATTTATTTGTCAGTGATTGGCTTCAAGTTGGGGCAGATTTTGATTTTTTTGGTAGCAGAGATGGTAGAGACCTGTGTGAAATGTTAGATAGCAGCGATAATAGTGACTCTGAAAGTAGGAAAACAAAAGGGCTCAAAAGGAATGCAGTGAATGATATTGCTACAACGAGCGGATCCTCCGAGAATGTATCTGTTGATCAACTTTCTAATGTAGCTTCAACTTACCTTAAACGACCTAAAACTCATGATCCGACTACTTCCGTGAGTACTAATTTAGAGTTGGAGCACAAAGTTCGAAAACTTCGAACCAAGGCTACCGCACTTCGAGGGCTACTTAAGTTAACACAG ATTCCAGAAAGCAGACTCCTGGAAATGGATCACTTGTTGACAGTTATATGTGAAACATTTTCGATACCCCTTGCTCAATACTGGGTCGTTACAGACCCTTACTTTGGACGACTTAGGGTAATGTGTCAAAAAGGTAACACAAAATTTGGAATATTAAAACCCTGGTGCGAGTTTAAAACTACCTGTTTGCAAATGCATCTTAATGTAGGTAAAGGCCTTGTTGGCAACACATTTCTATCCCATAAATCCTTGTTCTGCAAGGATATTAAAGAACTTAGCACTACTTGTTACCCCATGGCGCAGTATCCACTGAATTGTGGGTCAATTGCTTGTTTTACAGTATGCTTGCATAGCATTTCCCCAAAATATACAGAATGTGTACTGGAGTTCTTTCTGCCCTCGCAAGAAATGGATAGTTTTTACCCTCAAACCTTGTTGAACTCTCTTTTGGCAACAATGAAGGAACATCTTCCGTATTATATTGTTGCCTCAGGGGAACAATTAGGACAAGTGTTGTCTGTAGATATTATCAGCACTTATACAGTTGTGCCTCAATCTTTTAAAGTAGGTCAGCCCAATAGCTCTCTTTCTTACCATGAAGACTCAAAAAAGGAAGGGGATATTCTGTACATAGAAAAGAGTAACTCGGCCATAAATAATGATGAAGCAACTACCTCGGGCGGAACTTCAAAGTGCACACCTGTTAATGTCGCTGAGATCACTGATC tagatgaactggaagaagaaTCACTTTTCAAGTGTAGTAAATCTCAGTCTCTCACTTCCCAATTAAAGAGAACTAAGAAAATTGTAGAAGGTGAAAGGAGTATTCTGAGAATAGATCATTCCGCtttcgagatgaatttgaaaaaGGGGATAAATCACAGAGGGGAAAGCGCGGTTGATGAGCTAG gggatgaattggaagaagtatcACCTAGCATGTTAATTGAATCTCAGTCTCTCGCTTCCCAACCCAAGAGATCTGAAGAAAGTTTAGAAGATGAGGGAAATACTGTGAAGATATTTAATTCTGCTATGGTAGTGACTTCGGAAGAGGCTATACTGCAGAAAGAGCACACGGTGGCTGAAAAGAGAG TAGTTATAGGGGTAGAAGGATCAACGGTTGAAGACATTGGATATACTGCGAGTACTGCATCTCAGCCTTCCAATTTCCAAACCATGATATTGCTACCCCAGCAAGTACTCGATGAAGATACTTCAACTCAGGAACTGATATTGGAACATGTACTTCGAACACGAATTGTGGGCGTAGAAAAAGATAAAACAACCATACATTCTGCCAGTAAAACATGCATACATGAGACATCAGAAAGAGAGAAGCAATCTAAAAACGGCAacagttttcagaaaatttaTGAGCAATTTGGGAGAAGATTAGATGATGCTGCAAACTGCTGTAGTG GGAATGAATTGGAAAAAGAATCACCTATGATGTGTATTAAACCTCAATCTATCACTTCCCAGCCCAACAGATCTGGGAAAATCTCAAAAGAAATTGGGAGCACGGCAGAGATAGATCATTCTTCCTCGGAAATTACTTTTGAAGAGGCTACGAATCACAAAGAGCAGACTAAGGCTGCTCAGACAG CTGGCTTCACAGTAGATGAACCGATAGACGAATCACCTATCGACAATGCTGTGTATGCTACTAGTGATAAAGACATTAAAACTATGAGTATCGCATCCGAGCCTTCCATTTTGGAAACCATGAGATTGCTACCCCTTTTTCATGTTGAAGAAGATACGATGGTGTTACAAGATGAAGGGGATGCATCCCAACAGCTTCCTTGTATTCCGCAACCTTTGTATAGAGATGGCATTGAGGAAGATGAACAAGTTCTTGACATAACAGAGTGTACCCCAAATGTTAACCCCTCTGAAGAAATCGCCACAGATGAGACGTCAAAAAGACAACCTGACAATGTCGCTGACATCATTTGCT TTGATGGCTTGAAAGAAGAATCATCTATCCAGTGTACTGAACCTCGGTCTCTCACTCCCAGATCCAAGAGAACTGAAAACATCTTAAAAGATGATGGGAACATTATAGATATAGACCATTATGCTCCGGATATGATTCTGAAAGAGGCTATACAGTACAGAGGACACACTGTGGCTGATCAGGGAGGTAACATTACCTTTAGTATTACAGGAAAAACTATAAGCATGCCTACTTTACTAATATATACGTGCACATAA